ttcttttgatagTGTCTTCTGATATGCAAAAGTTTTAACTTTGATTTAGtcaaatttatcagttttcttttctatgcttttggtgtcatatctgagAAGTCATTGTCAAATCCAgtgtcatgaagatttacccctttgttttcttctatgagttttatagttttagatcttatgtttaaatctttgatctactttgagttaattttgaaTATGGTGTAAAGTATGATTCcaaacttgtgtgtgtgtgtctgtgtgtatgtccAGTCTCCAATTCCACTCATTGAAAAGGCTGTTCTTTCCCCATTATGTGGTCTTGCCACTGTTGTCTAAAATAATTTGACCATATACATGATGCTTctattctgatttaattttttctatgtctttagGCTAGTACTATACAGTTATGGTTACTGTACTTTTGAACTGTTTTCAAACTGGGGAGTTTGGAGCCTcctgttttgttcttctttttcaagattattttggctatttggaatCCCTTAAGATTCATATGAATCTTAGgatgattttttgtatttctataaaaaatgggATTTAGACAGAGATtatattgaatttgtagattacTTAGGGTAGTATTGGCATCTTGACAATATTAAGGCTTCCAACCATGTACATGggttgtcttttcttttattagtgccttcttaatttctttcagcagtgttttgtagtcTTTAGTGTttgtctttcacctccttgaatAACTTTATTCCTAGAATCTTATTGTTtgtgatgctattgtaaatggtattgttttcttaattttcttttcagattgtttattgttagtatatagaatcCTAATTGATATTTCtgtgttgattttgtgtcctccAACTATGCTGAATTGTGTTCTCAGTCTAACAtattttggtggagtctttagggttttctacgtAAAGATCATGTCACCAGAAAACAGATGacattttttcttcccttccaattTAGAGAACTTTGgtgtctttttcttgctttctgtggcTATAGCTTCCAgaattatgttgaatagaaatagtgAAAGTGATTTAATAgtatttgttgagaatttttacattaaTATCCATCAAGAACATTAGTCTGCAGTTTTCTTGTGgagtctttgtctggctttggtatcagcgTAATTTTGCCCTCATAGAATGGATTTGGAAGTGTtctctcttcttcaatttttggGGAGAATTTGGAAAGGACtaatattaattcttcattaaatatttggtagaattcaccagtgaagccatatTGTCCTGGGCATTTCTTtattgggaggtttttgattactgattcaatcttcttGTTAGAGTTTTGttcacattttctgtttcttcatggttCTGTATTGATAGattatgtttctagaaatttatcctttcCATCTCAGTAATCTAATTTGTTGAGATACAATCATTAATAGTATTATCTTACaatcccttttatttttgtgaaattgGTTTTAAtgtcctttctttcatttctaattttagtctactgaatattctattttttttctttttcagtctatttaaaggtttatcaattttgttgatctactcaaagaaccaactcttggttttgttaattttctcttttattggtTTTATGTACTCAATTTTGTTATGTCTAGTCTTCattacttccttccttctgctcgctttgggtttattttgttctttttccagttttttaaagtataaattagGTTGTTgagatctttgttttcttttaatgtctgtatTTACAACTATGTATTTCTCTTAGCACTACTTCTGCCATGTCtgtaagttttggtatattgcattttcattttaatttatctcaagatattttctaatttcccttgtgatttcttttttgaaattttttaaagtgtgttatttaatttccatatatttgtttattttctagtttttcttctattattagttcctagtttcattccattgtgattttaaaaaatattttttatgatttcagtatttttaaacttaagaagacattttatggcctaacatgtcttctatcctgaagaatgttccatttgcacttgagaaaaatgtatatcgTGCTGTTCTTGGTggagttttctatatatgtttattagGTCCAATTggtctaataatttttattttattttaaagataaataagcaGTCATTGCATCCAGTTCCTCTAAAATGCAATATGTTGGGTACATCCCACTCTCTCTATttatatctctctctatatataaaatatatatattgatatatatgtgtgtatgtgtgttctattacaagcaaataaacatacaaacataGGTCTTATATCTGCAACTTAAAAATCTTACGCATCATCTTATATTAGCCATCTTGATAAATATAAAGTACAAGTGAAATATAAGATTTGTTTACCATACCTGTGAAAGACAAAAATGCATCAACACAAACACTGGCAATACTTGTCTGATTCCAGGATGTTTCAAAATACTACAATTCTCTCATTGCCATGTCTACACGTTAAACAGCCTCCCCATGAATCCATATCATAAACTTGGCTTATTCAGAAACACATTTACATGTCCAGTAGATAGCTAACACAAATATGTATGCTGGTTGTGGACataattacatctttaaaagATGAAGACATACCCTTCACACCTTATCAGTCACCATTATCAAGTGATGAGACCCTTAAATCTGTTTCCCCAGGTACTAGCCATCATGAAGTGAATTCcctctagaaaaaaatgtgtgaaaaactcttacagacattggcctaggcaaagaatttatgaagaagatcccaaaggcaatcacagcaacaacaaaaataaataaatgggacacgatgaaattaaaaagcttctgcacagccaaagaaactgtcacgagagcaaacagaaaacctacagaatgggaaaacatttttgcatgctacacatctgataaaggactgataactagaatctatttagaactcaggaaaatcagcaagaaaaaatcaaacaaccgtatccaaaagtgggcaaaggacatgaatagaaatttttcaaaagaaggcagaagaatggccaacaaacatgaaaaaatgctcaacatctctaatcatcagagaaatgcaaatcaaatccacattgagatatcacttatccccagtgagaaagatgtttatcaaaaagttccaaaacaacaaatgttggtgtggatgcagacagataagaacactcatacactactggtgggactgcaaactagtgcaacctctgtggaaagcaatatggagataccttaaacagatacaattagacctaccatttgacccagcaatcccattattgggcaccaaaaaaacaaaagacattctatagcaaagacatctgcactcgaatgtttatagcagcacaattcacaattgcaaagatgtggaaacaaccctagtgcccatcaatacatgaatgtattaataaaatgtggtatatgtataccatggagtactactcagctataagaaataatggggatataatacctcttatgttttcctggatagagctggaacctattctactaagtgaagtatcccaagaatggaaaaataaccaccacatgtactcaccatcaaatttatttcactgatcatcacctaagagcacatttaggaataacattaatcgggtgttggacagatgtgatggggaggggatgggtgtatacatacataatgagtgcaatgcacaccatctaggggatggacgtgcttgaagctctgactcggggtgggggcagcaagggcaatatacgtaacctaaacttttgtacccccataatatgctgaaataaaattaaaaaaaaataaggtaactAGATACagggggaaaaagaaagtgaattcCCTACCACCCTCTTTGTGCAACCCTTTGTGAGAAAGACACATCAACTCTTTTCTCCACTGTCTGTACAGAGGTGGTGAGATGATAGGCTGAAAAGATAGAGGCAATTTTTTCTCAGCTCCTCTCAGGTTGACAAGGAAAATCCAAACTGGCCAAAACAACACTAAGTTTTGCTCCCCATTTCATCATTAAGTATCTGATGAAACTGGAAATATGGCAGAAgttatgaaaatgtatttaattgacAGAATAAATTCCACAGTAGATacccattctttttttaatttgcagttttaGCAAGTGCAAAATCTATGATCGATTTCTACAAAAGAGTAAGCTGCATAAACAAGCATAAAGGGAACATCAGGCAACATTCAGAGCAAAATGCTCAATACAAGGAAACATGTCTACTTAGATGGAACAAATAGCTTTTTCAGGGCCATCTGCATGTCTGTGTTTCTCAAACAGTAGACAATGGGATTCAGGCTTGGTGTGAGGATGGAGTAAAACACAGATACTAACCGTCCCTGAGTGGGAGAGTAGTGGGAAGTGGGAGTCAGGTAAGCAAAGCTCCCAGTGAGATAAAACAGAATGACAGTGGCCAGGTGAgaggagcaggtggagaaggccttcCAACGGCCACCAGCAGAGTGAATCTGAGCAATGGTAGAAACGATGAGCACATAAGAGATTATGGTGAGGGCAAAGGCTCCAAGAATGATGCACCCACCCACTGCAAATCCAACCTCTTCATTGGTGTGGGAATCACTGCAGGAGAGTCTCATGATGGGAGAGCTGTCACAAAAGAAGTGGTCAATGACATTGGGCCCACAGAACAGGAGGGAGAAGGTGTTGACAGTGTGAAATATGGCATAGAGAACTCCACTTGACCAGGCCACAATGACAAGCTCTGTACATAGCTTTCTGCTCATAATGACACCATAGAGGAGAGGCTTGTATATGGCTAAACAGCGGTCATATGCCATGGATGTCAGTAAGAAGCATTCAGAAGCACACAGCATTACAAACAAAAACAGCTGAGCCACACATTCCCTAAAGGAAATTACTTGGAAGCCCATGAATGAATTGATCAGTGCCTTGGGGACAGTGACCGAGGCATAGCACATGTCCAAGAAGGACAGATTCttcaggaagaagtacatgggagTGTGGAGGTGGGTGTCTCTGGTAACAGCTGCAATGATGGAGATGTTCCCCAGGAAGACAAAGAggtagatgaaaagaaaaaatatggtgCTAATAAGCCTCACTTCAGGCATGTCTGAAAAGCCCTTGAGAATAAATTCAGTCACAGTGGTCTCATTTGCTTTCCAAGCCATAGAGGCAGAGTCAAAGAATATTCAAAACAGTTGGGGTCTTAGTGATATTTAGTGCAAAGGACACAATCACAAAGTCGTCCACAGAGGTGATTGAAAATAAATCTGGTCCCAACCAtttgcttctctctttcttttttttttttttttatctttttctgcttCTCCGTTAGTCTAAGAAATAGCAgattctaaataaaaaagaaagagaataaacatGTATTCATTAAGCAATGGATTAtatgtatacaaaataaataataaatctt
Above is a genomic segment from Lemur catta isolate mLemCat1 chromosome 13, mLemCat1.pri, whole genome shotgun sequence containing:
- the LOC123649421 gene encoding olfactory receptor 1044-like; its protein translation is MAWKANETTVTEFILKGFSDMPEVRLISTIFFLFIYLFVFLGNISIIAAVTRDTHLHTPMYFFLKNLSFLDMCYASVTVPKALINSFMGFQVISFRECVAQLFLFVMLCASECFLLTSMAYDRCLAIYKPLLYGVIMSRKLCTELVIVAWSSGVLYAIFHTVNTFSLLFCGPNVIDHFFCDSSPIMRLSCSDSHTNEEVGFAVGGCIILGAFALTIISYVLIVSTIAQIHSAGGRWKAFSTCSSHLATVILFYLTGSFAYLTPTSHYSPTQGRLVSVFYSILTPSLNPIVYCLRNTDMQMALKKLFVPSK